Part of the Haemophilus influenzae genome is shown below.
AAGGTCAAAAAATGTCGAAATCGAAAGGCAACGTGCTTGATCCTATTGATATGATTGACGGCATCAGCCTTGAAGATTTACTTGAAAAACGTACTGGCAACATGATGCAGCCGCAATTAGCAGAGAAAATTGCTAAAGCAACGCGCAAAGAATTTGCTGAAGGTATTGCGGCTCACGGTACAGACGCATTGCGTTTCACATTAGCTGCGTTAGCTTCAAACGGTCGTGACATCAACTGGGATATGAAACGTTTAGAAGGCTACCGTAACTTCTGTAATAAATTATGGAATGCAAGCCGTTTCGTCTTAACGAATGAAAAATTAGATTTAAGCCAAGGCGAGATCGAGTTCTCATTAGCGGATCGTTGGATTCAATCTGAATTCAATCGCACAGTGGAAACTTTCCGTAGCTCATTAAGCCAATATCGTTTCGACCTTTGTGCCAATGCGATTTATGAGTTTACTTGGAACCAATTCTGTGACTGGTATTTAGAATTGACTAAACCAGTATTTGCAAACGGCAACGCAGCACAAATCCGTGCGGCAAGCCAAACCTTGGTTCACGTGTTAGAAAAATTATTACGTTTAGCACATCCGCTGATTCCATTTATTACCGAAGAAATTTGGCAAAAAGTGAAAGGATTTGTCGGCATTACTGCTGACAGCATTATGTTACAACCTTTCCCACAAGTGGAAGAGAACGGCTTTGATCCAGAGGCGGAAGCTGAAATTGAGTGGTTAAAAGAAGTGATCGTTGCGGTGCGTAATATTCGTGCAGAAAGCAACATCGCACCAAGTAAAGGTTTAGATCTGTTATTTCGTAATTTAAGCACAGAAAATGCAAAAATTCTCGAAAAACAGACCGCTCTTTTAAAAGCAATGGCGAAATTAGACAACGTTCAAGTGTTAGCCGCAAACGAAACCGCACCACTTGCCGTAGCGAAATTAGTCGGCAATGCTGAATTGCTTGTGCCAATGGCTGGATTTATCAATAAAGAAGCAGAGCTTGCCCGTTTAACCAAAGAGATTGAAAAATATCAAAATGAAGTTAAACGTATCGAGAACAAACTCAGCAACGAAGCTTTTGTGGCTAAAGCACCTGAAGCAGTGATTGCGAAAGAACGTGAAAAACAAGCGGAATACCAATCTGGATTAGAAAAAATCCAAGAGCAGTATAAAGCGATTGAGGCGTTGTAACAAAACATAAAAAGTAGGCATTATGCCTACTTTTTATTTTTGATTTAGTCCTAAAAAATCTCCAACTTCATGTTCGAGTTGGCTCATTGTGATCAGAGCCTCTTGGGTTTTCTTAGCTTCATCTTCATCAATAACACTCATTGCAAAGCCCACATGAACAAGCACCCATTTGCCAAGTAAATCGGCTGGATTTCCCGTGCAGATTAGTGAAATATTTACTTCACGTTGTACGCCACATACATCTACTGTGGTAAGTTGAAGAGAATTTTCATCAATTTTGACAATTTGACCGGAACGCCTAAACACATAATATTTTTACTCCTATTAGTATTTAAGCTGAAATTTAGTGATTTCTATGTTATTAAAATTAATAAATATTATTAAAAACTAACCGCACTTTTTCTTGATCTTTTACGCCCGCAGAACTTTCCACTCCAGAATTAATATCCAAGCCTAAGCAATTTTGTTGAATGGCTTGTTCTACGTTATTTGGCGAGATACCGCCAGCTAAAATAATCTTGTGCTTAAGATGTTCGGGAATTAATGACCAATCAAAAGTTTTTCCTGTGCCACCTTGCTGGTTCGCTATTTGGCTATCAAAAATATAACGATCCACATTCAAATCATCAGTAAAATTGACCGCACTTTGGGTTTCAGTATTGACAGAAATCGCTTTCCAGATTTGCGTGTTTTTTGGTAGCTGCTGGCGAAGTGCGGTAATAAATGCCTCATTTTCTGCACCATGTAATTGCACCGCATAAAGCTGTAACTGGTTGGCTATTTTTACGATAAAGTCAATTTCTTGATTCTGAAAAACACCAACAAATCGAAGTGGATCAGCGGTTACTAATTCTTGCGCTTGGCGTAAACTCACACAACGTTTTGAATGTTCTACGAAGATTAATCCACCGTAAAGCGCACCATTTTCGTAAACGATTTTGACATCTTGTGCACGCGTTAAACCGCATACTTTATTTTCTCCAAAAATCACTTCACGCACCACATTATTCAAATCTTGGTTGCCCATTAAGCTGCTCCCAATTAAGAAACCATGTGCCACTTTTTGTAATTGATGAATTTGCTTGTGATTGTAAATGCCTGATTCGCTAATAATACGTACATCAGCAGGGATTCGGTCGGCGTATTTTTCAGTGAGTTCAACAACACGATTTAAATCCACAGTTAAATCGTGCAAGTTACGATTATTGACACCAATAATTTTCGCACCAAGCGCAAGGGCGCGTTCAAATTCTTCTTCATTGCTGGTTTCTGTCAATACGCCCATACCAAGAGAATGTGCAAGATCTGCCAGTACACGATAAGTTTCATCATTTACCACAGAAAGCATTAATAAAATCGCATCCGCTTGATAGTAGCGAGCAAGGTAAACCTGATATTCGCTGATCATAAAATCTTTGCAAAGAACAGGTTGGCTCACGATATTGCGAACTAAAGGCAAGAACTCAAAATTCCCTTGGAAGTATTTTTCATCTGTCAGCACAGATATAGCGGACGCATAATGTTTATAGACATTGGCGATTTCTTCTAAATTAAATTCAGCACGAATTAATCCCTTGGACGGGGAGGCTTTTTTACATTCCAAAATATAGGCGGGCTTTTGATGCGTACCTTTTGCTAACGCGGCATAAAAAGAGCGGTCAGATTTTTGAATGTTTTGTTTAAACTGAGAAAGGGGAAATTCCTTTTTTTTTGCTTTAACCCATTGTGCTTTGTCTAAGACGATTTTTTGTAGCACCGTAGCAGAGTCAATCGGTTTTGTGAAATCTTGGGTAATCATAGTTTTCTTCTAGTTGTAGTTATCGCAACATTAATATTTCGTTAAGTTTTGTAGCGTTTCAAACGCTTTACCTGATGCAAGATGCACCAATACACTTTGCACATTTTGTTTTAAGTCATCATGCCCGAATAATTTCAATAATAATGCCGTGTTTGCTGCCACAGCATTTGCATGTTCAGCTTTTCCTTTGCCTTGTAAAAGTGCGGTGAGCATTTGGGCATTTTCTTGCGGTTCCCCCCCACGAAGGCTTTCGAGAGATTGCGTTTTTAAGCCAAAATCTTCAGGCGTTAAAGTGAAATATTCAATTTTGCCATTTTTAATTTCTGCCACTTGCGTTTCACCGTGCAATGCGACTTCATCTAAGCCAGAACCATGTACAACAAAGGAATGTTGATGTTCTAAGGCAACTGCGGTTTCAGCATAGGTTTTCACTAATTCAGGCACATATACGCCAAGTAAATGATAAGTTGGGCGAGCAGGATTGATAAGCGGCCCTAAAATATTAAAGATAGTGCACGTTTTTAAAGATGCACGGACTGGCGCAACATGGCGGAAACCAGAATGATATTGTTGAGCAAATAAAAAGCAGACACCAATTTCATCTAATGCTTGTCGAGCTTGCTCTGGTGTGACGTTCACATTAACGCCAAGTGCCGTTAATACATCACTGGCACCTGATTTACTTGATACGCTACGATTGCCATGTTTTGCTATTTTTGCTCCCATTGATGCCGCAACAATCGCACTGGCAGTGGAAATATTAATAGTGTTTTGACCATCGCCTCCTGTTCCTACAATATCCGCAAAAGGATAATCTGGACGTGGAAATGCTTTGGCATTTTGTAATGAGGCGGCAACCGCACCCGAAATTTCCTCAGTATTTGCTCCCCGCACTTTTAAAGCAATAAGCATTGCAGCAATTTGTTCATTGGAAAGCTCACCTTGGATGACTGCATTAAAAAGAGCAGTGCTTTCTGAGGTTGAAAGTGAATGTCCGCTATAAAGTTGTTCTAATAATTGGTTGTGTTGCATAGTCTATTCCTGTTTTTCTTTGTATGTGGATTTGTTAATTTTCTATATTTTATTAAACATAAATATCGTAATCTAAATCGCGCGCCTCATCGCCTGTCATTCCTCGGAAACCCCAGCAATGTGCCGGTTGTTCTTTAATCGTAATTTCCACATCGTGAGCTCGAATACCGAGTTTGTACTCTAATTCGCTAAATAGCATTTTTATCAAGCGTTTTTTTGTGCCTTCCATACGACCAGCCATCAGGTTAATTTCGATGACCGTGTAATCATCGCTACGATCAAAAGGGTAGTAAAAATCTTCTTTTTCTAAGCACAAAAAGCGAATCGCGTGCTTGCCTTTTGGAATGTCTAATCCGAGATGAAGACTGTTATAAATTACTTCCGCGAGTTGTTCACGACGTGGTGCGAGTTTGGATTTAAGTCCGAATACAGTGATCATTTTTTCTCCTTTAAAGTGCGGTTAAAAATCACCGCACTTTTTTCTGTCTTATCTATTTAACAACCATTCAATTGATTGTTGTAATAATTGCGAACCTTGCACAGTTAAAATACTTTCAGGGTGAAATTGGAATGCGCAAATGGGTAAATCACGATGACGAATTGCCATGATAATGCCATTATATTCCGCATTGACGATAAATTCTTTTGGTAAATCTTGTCCCATTAAAGAATGATAACGCGCCACAGGCATTGGATTTGCAAGATCTTTAAACATAGCTTCGTTATCATGGGATATACGAGAAACTTTACCATGCAACACTTCGCCAGCGTGAACAACCTTACCACCAAAGGCTTGAATCAACGCTTGATGACCTAAACAAATTCCAATAATCGGCACTTTATTTTTTAAGCGTTCGATCAATGGCAGTAAAATCCCAGCTTCTGATGGCGTTCCTGGCCCTGGAGAAAGTGCAAGAATGGTATCAAGTGTATTGAGTGCAGTTTCTACCAGTTTTTCTAAGTCGCAGTCATTACGATAAATTGTGACGTTGTGACCTAATACACGAAATTGATCCACAAGATTGTAAGTGAAGGAATCGAAGTTATCTAAAAATAAAATATTAGCCATAATAATTCTTCCTTATTTTGCTTGTGTATTAACTTGACGAATTGCTTTTAAGACAGCCGCGGCTTTGTGGCGTGTTTCATCAGCTTCCATTTGTGGATCAGAATCCAATACTTCACCGCAACCTGCTTGTACATGGGCTATCCCATTTTGTACGAAAGCAGAACGAATCACGATACAGGTATCAAAATGTCCATCAGACGTGAGATAACCCACCGCACCGCCGTAACTATGGCGTTTTTGTTGCTCAAATTGATAAATAAGCTGCATTGCTTTAATTTTGGGGGCTCCAGTTAATGTGCCCATATTCATACAGGCTTGATAGGCGTGAAGTGCATCTAATTCAGGGCGTAATTTACCCACCACACGAGACACTAAATGCATAATGTGAGAATAGCGATCCACTTGCATTAATTCTGCCACTTTACGGGTACCACTTTGGCAAACTCGAGCAATGTCGTTACGTGCTAAATCAACTAACATTAAATGTTCTGCTTGTTCTTTATGATCAAGGCGAAGTTCTAGTTCTAAATGCGCATCCAATTCAGGATCGATGTTGCCGTGAGCATCAAAACCACGAGGGCGTGAACCTGCGATTGGGTAAATTTCTAACTGACGATTTTCTGGTGCATATTTCAGCGCACTTTCTGGCGATGCACCAAACAAAATAAAGTCTTCATCATTCATATAGAACATATAAGGGCTTGGATTATTTTGTTTGAGTTGGGCATAACTGGCTAATGTATTCGGGCAAGCAAGGGAAAAACGACGAGAAGGCACAATTTGGAAAACATCACCAATGTTAATATGGTGTTTTAAGGCTTTCACAATGCCAGTAAATTCAGGATCGTCAAAGTTTGTTTTAACTTCATCACTTGCTGATTTAATAGAAAGAACGTGATCAATATTTTTTAGTTTTTGTGCGATAGAAAGCGAGGTTTTCGCAATATTAACTTGTTCTTCTTGAGCAAAACAGAAACTTTTAAGTGTCGCTTGTTGATTTTGATGGTCGATAGTAATTAAGTGTTCGGCAAGATAGAAACTGTAATCAGGGCAGTTGATACCATCATTTTTTAATGTAATGCCATCCATTGGAATGAAATTTGCGACGAGATCGTAAGCAAATAATCCGCCTAAGAAAATAGGCGTTTGGCTATATTGATAAAGAGTAGAAACTACACGCAGTCCATCAAAAATAGTAACAGATTGTAATTTATTATCTTCATCGAGTTGATTATCAAGTGGCGAAAATTGTACAGAAAATTCGTCTTCAAAATTGACCGCACTTATTTTTCCAAGTGCGGTTAATTTTGGATGAATTTCTTTTAAAACTTGTTTTCCATTCTTATTTAAAGCTTTAAATGTGACGTTGTGACCTAAACAAGTTATCTTAACCGCAGCATTAACTAAAATAAGACTTTGTAAACTATTTTTACTCCCTATTTCGGCAGAGTCGAGTAGAAGAGAATTTGAATTAGGTTGGCAAAGTGTATTAAAAATAGCGGTGGTATCAGCATAATAGGGAATTGATTGAGCTGTCACCGCAATAAAGGCTTGAGTTTGAATGTTCATATTTATCCTTTTGGAAAATTTTGTACTATTAAACTAGTACAAAAGAAATAAGTCAAGCCTGATTTTTATTTTTTATACTTTTTGATTAAAAATTGTATTTTTTATTCCTTTGCCCAAGGGCGACCTCCATAATATTCTATATTTTGCTGATTTATCACTTCTAATATTTTTGCAGAAATATTATTGTTATCTTCATCTGACAAGGATAATTGAGGAAAAACACGACGAACAGCAATTAGTTTATTGAAATCTGCCCTATATTTAACGGTATATTTTCCTGAAGTTTGACCTATTAACCCCAAACTTTTTAAGGCAGATAAAAAGCTGCGATCACCAATTAATGGCGTGTTCCAACTATATGAAGTTTTTTGTGCAATCTCACGAGGTACGGCGTAACAATAAGATTACGAGATGTAATTATGCAATAGAAAATATTTTTGGAAAATTTGGAATAAAATAATCTGGCAGACACATTATTTTAAATAAAAGATCTGCCAGATTTGATAATCTATAATTAGGCTTTAGTAGAGAGATTACCTAAATCCTTATCAATTAGGAACAAGCCTTTGCCATCTTCTCCAAGAAAATTTAATTTATCTAAAATACTACTAAATAATTTTTCTTCTTCATGTTGTTCTTCCACATACCATTGTAAGAAATTAAATGCAGAGTAGTCTTTTTCTTCAAAGGTTTTACCTACTAATTCATTGATTTTACTGGTAATTAATTTTTCATGCTCATAGGTAGCTTCAATTACTTCTTTTAATGATTTATATTCATGTGCAGGTGCTTCAATTGCAGAAATTACAGCAAGTGAGCCAGTTTCATTTAAATAAGTAAATAATTTACGCATATGTTGCATTTCTTCAGCAGCATGAACTGATAAGAATTTTGCAGTGCCTTCAAAGCCTTGCTGATCGCACCAAGCACTCATTTGTAAATATAAATTAGAAGAATAAAACTCTAAATTCATTTGATCGTTTAATAGTTTTACTACATTTTCTGATAACATACTATTTTCTCCTATCTATTCCAAAGTTGCGAGTTCACGATCAATAAAGAATAATCCTTTACCATCTTCGCCAACAAGATTAAATCTATCAATAATTCCACTAAATAATTTTTCTTCTTCATGCTGTTCTGCTACATACCACTGCAGGAAGTTAAAAGTAGAGTAGTCTTTGCTTTCAAAAGTAACTTCAACTAATTCATTGATTTTTGACGTAACTAATTTTTCATGTTCTAAAGTTATTTCAAAAACTTCTCTTAATGAAGAATAATCATGTTTAGGAGCATCAATTTTGCCTAAAATAGGCATACCACTAGTTTCACTTACATAATTAAACAGTTTTTGCATATGTTCTAATTCTTCATCAGCATGACGAAGTAAGAAGGTAGCAGCCCCCTCATAACCGTGTTTTGAACACCATGCACTCATTTGTAAATAAACATTAGAAGAGTAGAACTCTAAGTTAATTTGGTCGTTCAGCTTGTTTATGATTATTTGATTAAGCATAACTAATTCCTTTCCATTTTGATTGATAAAATGCAATAAAGCGTAATTTGCGGCAATCATTTTAAATTCACAAATGATAATTGCAAGTTTTTTATCAAAAATTTTGATATAACTAATTAATTTTAAAAAGAAAAATAAAAAACAATTATTATCATTTACATAATTCTATATAAATTAAACGTGACGTTGTCACAATAAAACTAACAAATTTTAAATTAGTATTAGATATGTCTTTATTTTCCTCCTTAGATTTGGATGAAAATTTAGATTATCGAGTAAACATGAAAACTTACCAACTTTTATTAAACCTAAAGATCGTTATCAATTAATTGACAAATGTAATATCATTCTGCTAGAAAAACACGGTCAAATTTACCTGTACTTTTCTTATAACTACTTTCTTTTGATTATCCATTTAAAATTTTTCATATTGTCATCAAACTGTCACAATTATTTTCTACACTTCGCTACGCAATCTAAATAACACTCAAGGAGAATTTGTTATGTTTATGCATAAAATGAAAAAAAATCTTATTATCGTTTTAACCTTAGGTACGTTACCTTTTGCTCAAGCTAATAGCATCACTGGTGCTGGAGCGTCTTTCCCTTATCCAATTTATGCGAAGTGGGCATCTTTATATGAGAAAGAAACTGGGAATAAAGTTAATTATCAATCCATCGGTTCGGGCGGCGGACAACAGCAAATTATTGCAAAAACGGTTGATTTTGGTGCCTCTGACGATCCAATGAAATCCGAATTATTACAACAACACCAACTAGTCCAATTCCCTGCGGTTATCGGTGGTATAGTGCCTGTTGTTAATTTGCCTGAAATTAAACCTGGTAAATTAAAGTTATCAGGTAAGCTGTTAGCAGAAATCTTCCTTGGTAAGATTAAAAAATGGAACGATCCTGACTTAGTTGCATTAAATCCAACGCTTCCTTTACCAAATAAAAACATTATTGTGATTCATCGTTCAGACGGCTCTGGAACAACATTTGGCTTCACTAATTATCTATCTAAAGTTTCGAACGATTGGAAAAATCAAGTTGGTGAAGGTAAATCAGTGAAGTGGTTAACAGGTCAAGGTGGAAAGGGGAATGAGGGAATTGCTTCTTATGTTCGCCAAATGAAATACACCATTGGTTATGTAGAGTATGCCTATGCCAAACAAAATCAGCTTGCTTGGATTTCATTACAAAATCAAGCAGGGCAATTTGTACAGCCTTCTAATGAAAGTTTCATGGCAGCTGCAAGTCACGCAAAATGGCACGAAAAGGCGGGAATGGGTGTTATATTAACCAATGAAACGGGGGAAAAATCTTGGCCAATTACGGCAGCGAGTTTTATTTTATTAAATAAATATTCTGACAACCCTGAAACAACTAAAAATGTATTAGCCTTTTTTGATTGGGCATTCTCAAGAGGGCAAGATGCGGCAACTGAATTAGATTATGTGCCAATTCCAGCTGATGTGGTATCTACCATTAAAAGTCAATGGAAAACAGAGCTAAAACAATAAAAATCTCTTTATTTTATACCGCACTTTATACAAAACCTAGCACTTAACATTAATAAAGTGCGGTTATCTTAAATAATTTTGGAAAATACTTATGCTCACAAAAAGTCGGAAATATTTTAATCAAACATGGATTGAATCATTATTCAAACAGACTACGGCATTGTTTGCTTTGCTTGTGTTTATTTTACTTGCTGCTATTTTAATTTCTTTAGTCATAGGAAGCTGGGAAAGTATTAAACGTTTTGGTGGGAGTTTTCTATTAGAAACATATTGGGATCCTGTACAAGAACAATATGGGGCAATTATTCCTATTTTAGGTACGCTTATTACGGCGGGTATCGCATTATTTATCGCAGTACCCATTTCATTTGGTATTGCTATTTTTTTAACGGAGCTAGCTCCCAATTGGCTAAAACGTCCTATAAGCATTGCGATTGAAATGCTAGCTGCAATTCCTTCTATTATTTACGGAATGTGGGGGTTGTTTGTTTTCGTTCCATTATTTCAAGAACATATTCAGCCAGTACTAATTGACAATTTGGGTAGTTTACCTGGATTAGAATTATTTTTTTCTGGCGTACCTTTTGGTGTTGGTTTATTTACGGCAGGATTAGTGCTTGCCATAATGATCATTCCTTTTATTGCATCCGTAATGCGGGATGTCTTTAGTATAGTACCACCAATGTTAAAAGAAGGTGCTTATGGATTAGGTGCAACCACTTGGGAAGTGGTTCGACAAGTGATTGTACCACACACTAGAATAGGGCTTGTTGGGAGTGTGATGCTAGGATTGGGAAGAGCATTGGGCGAAACAATGGCTATCACTTTTATTATAGGTAATTCGTTTCAATTGCCTAATTCCTTATTTTCACCTTCTACCTCAATCGCATCTGCTATTGCTAACGAATTTAATGAAGCAGGTGGATTACAAAAATCTGCATTGATGGAATTAGGATTACTTCTCTTTGTTATCACAACTATGGTATTGATTTTATCAAGATTAATGATTACAAAAATGCAACAAACAAAAGGGAAATAAGATGAAAACTAATCAAAACTTGCGTTTTTATTGGCGTAAAACACACAATAAATTAATGTTAGGGCTTTCCTATATTTCAGTAATTATCGGCTTATTTTGGTTGTGTTGGATATTATTCACTCTAATTACCAAAGGCATTCCAGCTTTATCAATTGATTTATTCACACAATCTACCCCTGCCCCTAATGAAAAAGGGGGATTGTTAAATGCACTGATTGGTTCGTTTTTTATTGTCGGTGCGGGTACATTGATAGGCACGCCTATAGGGGTATTGGCAGGAACGTATTTGGCAGAATATGGTCGTTATAGCCGTTTCGCACAAATTACCCGTTTTCTTAATGATATTCTTCTTTCTGCCCCTTCTATTATTATTGGTTTGTTTGTTTACAGCTTGTATGTATCAAAAATCGAGCATTTTTCAGGGTGGGCTGGAGCATTCGCATTAGCTTTATTGCTTATTCCTATCGTGGTACGCACTACGGACAATATGTTATTACTTGTACCAAATAATTTACGTGAAGCAGCGGCAGCTCTTGGTTGCTCTCAATGGCAAGTTATTATGATGATTTGTTATCGAGCAGCTAAATCAGGGATTTTAACTGGCGTGCTATTAGCAGTTGCCCGAATTTCAGGAGAAACTGCACCGCTATTATTTACCGCTCTGTCTAATCAATTTCTATCTTGGAATATGAATGAACCTATCGCAAATTTACCTGTAGTTATTTATCAATATGCAGCAAGTCCTTTTACAGATTGGAATAATCTAGCTTGGGCAGGTGCAGCTCTAATAACATTATTTGTGCTTTGCTTAAACATTTTCACTCGACTCTTCTTTCAACATAAAAAATAATGAGGCAATATGATTAGTCTACAAGAAACCAAAATAGCTGTGCAAAATCTAAATTTCTACTATGAGGATTTTCATGCATTAAAAAACATTAATTTACGTATCGCTAAGAATAAAGTGACCGCCTTTATTGGTCCTTCAGGTTGCGGTAAATCTACTTTATTGCGGAGTTTTAATCGGATGTTTGAACTATATCCAAATCAAAAAGCTACTGGTGAAATTAATTTAGACGGTGAAAATTTACTCACAACAAAGATGGATATTTCTCTGATTCGTGCTAAAGTTGGTATGGTTTTCCAAAAACCAACGCCATTTCCAATGTCGATTTATGATAATATTGCATTCGGTGTTCGTTTGTTTGAAAAATTATCAAAAGAAAAGATGAATGAACGAGTAGAATGGGCATTGACTAAGGCCGCTCTTTGGAATGAAGTGAAAGATAAATTACATAAAAGCGGAGATAGTTTATCTGGCGGACAACAGCAACGCTTGTGCATTGCTCGAGGGATTGCTATTAAACCTAGTGTGTTGTTGTTAGATGAACCTTGTTCGGCATTAGATCCTATTTCGACTATGAAAATTGAAGAACTCATTACGGAGTTAAAACAAGATTATACTGTGGTTATAGTAACTCATAATATGCAACAA
Proteins encoded:
- the pstB gene encoding phosphate ABC transporter ATP-binding protein PstB translates to MISLQETKIAVQNLNFYYEDFHALKNINLRIAKNKVTAFIGPSGCGKSTLLRSFNRMFELYPNQKATGEINLDGENLLTTKMDISLIRAKVGMVFQKPTPFPMSIYDNIAFGVRLFEKLSKEKMNERVEWALTKAALWNEVKDKLHKSGDSLSGGQQQRLCIARGIAIKPSVLLLDEPCSALDPISTMKIEELITELKQDYTVVIVTHNMQQATRCSDYTAFMYLGELVEFGQTQQIFDKPKIQRTEDYIRGKMG